The following are encoded in a window of bacterium SCSIO 12643 genomic DNA:
- the yidC gene encoding membrane protein insertase YidC, which translates to MDKKGLTGLLLIAGIFMFWQYLNQPSPEEIAQMKAQAKQDSIHLAAQNSQPKVETAKQIIPADTNQSVNADSIQNVELQSKYGTLAANAIGKEEFTTIKTPLITATFSNVGGRMVSVELNDYQTYDSLPLLLFTEDSTKLDFAFNFENRTLKASDFYFKSEIIEPTSQNDSTVVIYRAYAGNNSRYIEQRYTFFPDDYMSKYAINFVGMNDVIAENNNSIMLNWQMKPLNKEKGLSLQKQKTTFFYRTNDGDTDYLSEGRDDEEALELPAQWISFKQQFFSVALISDNKFKANSTVLTTKTLESTDYIADLTAKIDAELTNGGIDMDMYLGPNGYSMLAEYGIKLDKQIDLGWGIFGWVNRFLVIPVFNVLDGSGLSYGIIILILTIFIKLILSPITYKTYLSSAKMKVLKPEIEEINNKFKDGDNMKKQQAIMELYKQTGVNPMAGCVPMLIQMPILYAMFRFFPAALELRQKSFLWADDLSAYDSILSLGFNIPMYGDHVSGFTLLMAISMIFYTRNNSQMSMGGGMGAAQESQMKIMMWMMPIMMAVFLNSFAAGLTLYYFTANMTTMAQQFIIKKFFIDEDKIHAKLQANKAKPKKKGMFAKQLDKMNEAQNIAQNRQVRRKNK; encoded by the coding sequence ATGGACAAAAAAGGACTAACAGGTTTACTGCTTATCGCAGGTATATTCATGTTTTGGCAATATTTGAATCAGCCAAGCCCTGAAGAAATTGCGCAAATGAAAGCGCAAGCAAAACAGGACTCTATACATCTTGCTGCTCAAAATAGCCAACCTAAGGTAGAAACTGCAAAACAGATTATTCCAGCAGATACGAATCAGAGTGTTAATGCTGATTCTATTCAGAATGTAGAGTTACAATCTAAATATGGTACACTGGCTGCAAATGCCATTGGTAAGGAAGAATTTACTACCATAAAAACCCCACTGATTACAGCTACATTTAGCAATGTCGGTGGTCGAATGGTTTCTGTAGAATTAAACGATTATCAAACATATGATAGTCTTCCACTTTTACTGTTTACTGAAGATTCAACTAAACTGGATTTTGCGTTCAACTTTGAAAATAGAACGCTTAAAGCTTCGGATTTCTATTTCAAATCTGAGATAATTGAGCCGACTTCGCAAAATGATTCTACGGTGGTTATTTATCGCGCTTACGCAGGAAATAACTCTAGATATATTGAGCAACGTTACACCTTTTTCCCGGATGATTACATGTCTAAATATGCAATCAACTTTGTTGGAATGAATGATGTGATTGCTGAGAACAATAACAGTATCATGTTGAACTGGCAAATGAAGCCATTAAACAAGGAAAAAGGATTATCACTTCAAAAGCAAAAAACGACATTCTTCTATCGTACAAATGATGGAGATACAGATTATCTTTCTGAGGGTCGTGATGATGAAGAAGCTTTAGAACTTCCTGCGCAATGGATTTCATTCAAACAACAATTCTTTTCAGTTGCTTTAATCTCTGACAACAAATTCAAGGCGAATTCAACAGTATTAACTACCAAAACCCTTGAATCAACAGATTATATCGCTGATCTTACCGCTAAGATTGATGCAGAATTAACCAATGGTGGTATTGATATGGACATGTATTTAGGTCCAAACGGGTATTCTATGTTGGCAGAATATGGAATTAAATTAGATAAGCAAATCGATTTAGGATGGGGAATCTTCGGATGGGTAAATAGATTCCTGGTAATCCCTGTATTTAACGTATTAGATGGCTCAGGATTGTCATACGGAATTATTATTCTAATTCTTACGATCTTCATTAAACTGATTCTTTCTCCAATTACCTATAAGACTTATTTAAGTAGTGCGAAGATGAAAGTTCTTAAACCTGAAATTGAAGAAATCAATAACAAGTTTAAGGATGGAGATAACATGAAGAAACAACAAGCGATCATGGAACTCTATAAACAGACCGGAGTAAATCCTATGGCCGGTTGTGTTCCAATGTTGATCCAAATGCCGATTCTTTATGCGATGTTCCGATTCTTCCCTGCAGCATTGGAACTCCGTCAGAAAAGCTTCTTATGGGCGGATGATTTATCTGCATACGATTCTATTTTGAGTCTAGGTTTTAATATTCCTATGTATGGCGATCATGTAAGTGGTTTTACTTTGTTAATGGCGATTTCCATGATTTTCTACACACGTAACAACTCTCAAATGAGTATGGGCGGTGGTATGGGAGCTGCTCAAGAGTCGCAAATGAAGATTATGATGTGGATGATGCCAATCATGATGGCGGTATTCTTAAATAGCTTCGCAGCGGGTCTTACGTTGTACTATTTCACCGCTAACATGACTACAATGGCTCAACAATTCATCATCAAGAAGTTTTTTATTGACGAGGATAAAATTCATGCTAAATTACAGGCAAATAAAGCCAAGCCTAAAAAGAAAGGCATGTTTGCGAAGCAACTTGACAAAATGAATGAAGCACAAAACATTGCTCAAAATCGTCAGGTAAGAAGAAAAAACAAATAA
- a CDS encoding CTP synthase — protein sequence MSGKSKYIFVTGGVTSSLGKGIISASLGKLLQSRGYSVTIQKFDPYINVDPGTLNPYEHGECYVTDDGAETDLDLGHYERFISTPTSQANNITTGRIYQNVIQKERRGDYLGKTVQVVPHITNEIKNGFKTLGESGNYDFVITEIGGTIGDIESQPYVEALRQFRWELGEQRSLVIHLTLVPFLQTTGELKTKPTQHSVKELLSLGVQPDILVCRTEHRLNDDLKRKIALFCNIKFDSVIESIDADTIYDVPLLMQDQKLDQVVLRQLDLPVGENPEMKTWRAFLEHIKHPKSSVEIALVGKYIELKDSYKSILEAFNHAGASNSCKVNIRWVHAEEVIKDTADKLLKGVHGVLVAPGFGERGIEGKIAAITYVRENKIPFMGICLGMQCAVIEYGRNVLQLENCDSAEFKLNATNKVIDLMEGQKNVSDKGGTMRLGAYDCELQSNSIAEKAYNTSNISERHRHRFEFNSQYLDTYQNSGMIATGKNPSSDLVEIVEIPDHPWFVGVQFHPEYKSTVANPHPLFIDFVKAAMQHSKN from the coding sequence ATGTCGGGGAAGTCAAAATACATCTTTGTTACCGGAGGCGTAACATCATCATTAGGTAAAGGTATCATCTCAGCTTCGTTAGGGAAATTATTACAATCCCGGGGATACTCTGTTACAATCCAAAAATTCGATCCATACATTAACGTGGATCCTGGTACATTAAATCCATATGAACATGGAGAGTGTTATGTAACAGATGATGGTGCTGAAACAGATTTAGATCTTGGACATTACGAAAGATTTATCAGTACACCTACTTCTCAGGCGAACAACATCACTACCGGTAGAATCTATCAAAACGTTATTCAAAAAGAGCGTAGAGGAGATTATTTAGGAAAGACGGTTCAAGTCGTACCGCATATTACCAACGAAATCAAAAATGGATTCAAAACTTTAGGTGAGTCCGGAAATTATGATTTTGTAATCACTGAGATTGGAGGGACTATTGGAGATATCGAGTCTCAACCTTACGTAGAGGCTTTACGTCAATTCAGATGGGAACTTGGAGAACAAAGAAGTTTGGTAATTCACCTCACTCTAGTTCCATTCTTACAAACCACCGGAGAGCTAAAAACAAAACCAACGCAACACTCTGTTAAAGAACTTTTATCTTTAGGAGTGCAGCCCGATATTTTAGTTTGTAGAACTGAACATCGTTTGAACGATGATTTGAAAAGAAAAATTGCACTTTTCTGTAATATCAAATTTGACTCGGTAATTGAATCTATTGATGCAGATACAATTTATGATGTTCCTTTATTGATGCAAGATCAAAAACTGGATCAGGTTGTTCTTAGACAGTTAGACTTACCGGTAGGAGAGAATCCGGAAATGAAAACCTGGAGAGCATTCCTGGAACACATAAAACATCCGAAGTCTTCCGTTGAAATTGCGTTAGTAGGAAAGTATATTGAACTTAAAGATTCTTATAAATCTATTCTTGAAGCATTCAACCATGCGGGTGCTAGTAATTCCTGTAAAGTAAATATCCGTTGGGTTCATGCAGAAGAAGTAATAAAAGATACTGCAGACAAATTACTAAAAGGCGTTCATGGAGTTCTTGTAGCTCCAGGATTTGGTGAAAGAGGTATCGAAGGGAAAATTGCCGCAATCACATATGTGAGAGAAAATAAGATTCCTTTTATGGGAATTTGTTTGGGTATGCAATGTGCTGTAATTGAATACGGCAGAAATGTACTTCAATTAGAAAATTGTGATTCCGCAGAGTTTAAACTTAACGCAACAAACAAAGTAATTGACTTAATGGAAGGTCAAAAGAATGTAAGCGATAAAGGTGGAACGATGCGTTTAGGAGCTTACGATTGTGAACTTCAATCTAATTCAATTGCTGAAAAAGCATATAACACAAGCAACATTAGTGAGCGTCACCGCCATCGTTTTGAATTCAACTCTCAGTATTTAGATACTTATCAAAACTCTGGAATGATCGCTACAGGTAAAAATCCTTCCTCTGATTTGGTTGAAATAGTTGAAATACCAGATCACCCATGGTTTGTTGGAGTACAATTCCACCCGGAATACAAAAGTACTGTAGCAAATCCTCACCCACTATTTATTGATTTTGTTAAAGCTGCAATGCAGCACTCAAAAAACTAA
- a CDS encoding TonB-dependent receptor, whose product MKSKFTLFILSILFSSFALAQNTGVIRGFVYDGASGEAIIFTNVFLEGTTTGATTDDNGYFQISKAPVGNHTVICTALGYDTARVQVNVQKGKIVNIKLVIKETTMQLDAFEVSAKQQEQRTEVKVSEIKVTVKDIQKLPSVGGEADIAQYLQVLPGVVFTGDQGGQLYIRGGSPVQNRVQLDGMNVYNPFHSIGLYSVFETDIIKNADVSTGGFNAEHGNAISSAINISTIDGNKSRMEGKVGASTFGAKLMLNGPLKKPTEIGGSAITYVLAAKTSYLDQTSQNIYSYVNDGEGLPYSFVDGYGKIAFHGSNGSKFNVFGFSFNDNVDYNSSKLDWKSYGAGSNFVLVPSGSPLLLEGNFSFSNYKVEQQEADRNRASEVGGFEVGLDFTNFQGENAIKYGIDILGMKTDFNYVNTLGRRIEDVQNTTQFSGYFDYKIVAGKWVIEPSVRAIYYSSLNEFSIEPRLGTKYNVSKKVRLKAATGLYSQNLISSNSDKDVVNLFNGYLSSPENLPSTFTTKDGEVKDVNSGLQKSIHYIFGAEWDINKRFSVNIEGYYKDYIQLIGINRYKIFEDNADNRSQPEILRKDFIVEDGYAYGADFTLSYKHKGLSLWAVYSYGYTRRWDGIQEYAPVFDRRHNVNLVGSYEFGENKDWTINSRFNFGSGFPFTQVDGYFEKFDFTGGLGTDFITGNGTLGTEFAPINQGRLPDYARFDVDIAKTFSISQYTILEVNVGVTNILDRENIFYFDRNTYTRVNQLPFLPSVGASLKF is encoded by the coding sequence ATGAAATCAAAATTTACTTTATTCATTTTATCCATTTTATTTTCTTCATTCGCATTAGCCCAAAACACAGGAGTCATTCGTGGTTTCGTATATGATGGTGCTTCCGGTGAAGCAATTATTTTCACCAATGTTTTCTTAGAAGGAACAACGACTGGTGCCACAACAGATGACAATGGATATTTCCAGATTTCTAAAGCTCCTGTAGGGAATCACACTGTGATATGTACTGCTCTGGGATATGATACTGCTCGTGTTCAGGTGAATGTTCAGAAGGGTAAAATCGTTAATATCAAATTGGTAATCAAAGAAACCACTATGCAGTTAGATGCTTTTGAGGTTTCTGCAAAACAACAAGAACAAAGAACTGAGGTAAAGGTTTCTGAAATCAAAGTCACTGTTAAGGATATCCAAAAGCTTCCATCTGTTGGTGGTGAAGCTGATATTGCGCAATACCTGCAAGTTTTACCAGGGGTGGTTTTCACTGGTGATCAAGGTGGACAATTATATATTCGTGGTGGTTCCCCGGTTCAAAATAGAGTTCAGTTGGACGGAATGAATGTCTACAATCCTTTCCACTCTATCGGTTTGTATTCTGTATTTGAAACTGATATCATCAAAAATGCTGATGTAAGCACTGGTGGTTTTAATGCAGAACACGGAAATGCAATTTCTTCGGCAATTAACATTAGCACCATTGACGGAAACAAAAGCCGTATGGAAGGAAAAGTAGGTGCGAGTACTTTCGGTGCGAAATTGATGTTAAACGGTCCTTTAAAGAAACCAACTGAAATTGGTGGTTCAGCTATTACATATGTACTTGCAGCAAAAACTTCTTACTTGGATCAAACCAGTCAAAACATTTACTCATATGTAAATGATGGTGAAGGCCTGCCATATTCATTTGTTGATGGTTATGGTAAAATCGCCTTCCATGGATCTAATGGTAGTAAATTCAACGTTTTTGGATTCTCTTTTAATGATAATGTAGATTACAATTCATCTAAACTAGATTGGAAATCTTATGGAGCAGGTAGTAATTTCGTATTGGTTCCTTCCGGTTCTCCGCTTTTATTAGAAGGTAACTTCTCATTCTCCAACTATAAAGTGGAACAACAAGAAGCAGATCGTAATAGAGCATCTGAAGTGGGTGGTTTCGAAGTTGGTTTAGATTTCACAAACTTCCAGGGAGAAAATGCAATCAAATACGGTATCGACATTCTTGGAATGAAAACCGATTTCAATTATGTCAACACCTTAGGTCGTAGAATTGAAGATGTACAAAATACCACTCAATTCTCTGGTTATTTTGATTACAAAATTGTAGCGGGTAAATGGGTAATTGAGCCTTCCGTTCGTGCAATCTATTATTCTTCGTTAAATGAATTCTCAATTGAACCACGTTTAGGAACAAAATATAACGTTTCTAAAAAAGTGCGTTTAAAAGCAGCTACGGGTTTATATTCTCAAAACCTAATTAGTTCTAATTCGGATAAGGATGTAGTAAACTTATTCAATGGTTATTTATCCAGTCCAGAAAACTTACCTTCCACATTTACTACAAAAGATGGCGAGGTTAAGGATGTAAATTCTGGATTACAGAAATCAATTCATTACATTTTTGGTGCGGAATGGGACATCAACAAAAGGTTCTCTGTTAACATTGAAGGATATTATAAAGATTACATCCAATTGATTGGAATTAATCGTTACAAAATATTTGAGGATAACGCAGACAACAGATCACAACCTGAAATCTTAAGAAAAGACTTTATCGTAGAGGATGGATATGCTTACGGTGCTGATTTCACTTTAAGCTATAAACACAAAGGATTAAGCCTATGGGCAGTTTACTCTTATGGGTATACCAGAAGATGGGACGGTATCCAGGAATATGCACCTGTATTTGACAGAAGACATAATGTAAACCTTGTAGGTAGTTATGAGTTTGGTGAAAACAAAGACTGGACTATTAACTCTCGTTTCAACTTTGGTTCCGGATTCCCGTTCACACAAGTGGATGGTTATTTTGAGAAATTTGATTTCACTGGAGGTTTAGGAACTGACTTTATTACGGGTAACGGAACATTAGGTACAGAGTTCGCTCCTATCAACCAGGGTCGTCTACCTGATTATGCGCGTTTTGATGTTGATATTGCTAAGACATTCTCTATTTCGCAATACACCATCCTGGAAGTGAATGTAGGTGTAACCAATATCCTGGATAGAGAAAATATCTTCTATTTCGACAGAAACACGTACACCAGAGTAAATCAACTTCCGTTTTTACCAAGTGTTGGAGCTAGTCTGAAATTCTAG
- the holA gene encoding DNA polymerase III subunit delta, protein MATYPEIITQLQQGQYKPVYLLYGDEPFFIDKITDYIANNVLTEAEKGFNQTVFYGRDADVGSIIETAKRYPMMAEKQVVIVKEAQDLKKVEGLEDYMSQPVASTLLVLAYKYKKPDGRKKVFKHIKKNGISFESKMIYENQMQKWISDYVHQHQRKISPKATLLISESIGTNLSLAANEIEKLFISIPKGELIEDTTVDEVIGINKDYNNFELQRALGARNFPKAMQIATYFASHQKEHPLVMTLGILGKYFTNLVLMYFSPKSSKQDIARMIGVNPYFVDEYFSAKSNFTAQAAVKAIELIREYDLKSKGVNTGSTPAGELLKELIFKILKN, encoded by the coding sequence ATGGCAACATATCCTGAAATTATCACACAACTCCAACAAGGTCAATACAAACCGGTATACTTATTATACGGTGACGAACCTTTTTTTATTGATAAAATCACCGATTATATTGCCAACAATGTACTTACCGAAGCGGAAAAGGGATTTAACCAAACTGTTTTTTACGGTAGAGATGCAGATGTAGGTTCCATCATAGAAACAGCCAAACGTTACCCCATGATGGCTGAGAAACAGGTAGTCATCGTTAAAGAAGCTCAGGATCTAAAAAAGGTAGAAGGTCTTGAAGATTATATGAGTCAACCCGTAGCTTCTACTCTATTGGTTCTTGCGTATAAATACAAAAAACCAGATGGTCGTAAGAAGGTATTTAAACACATCAAAAAAAACGGGATTTCATTTGAAAGCAAAATGATCTATGAGAATCAAATGCAAAAATGGATCTCCGATTACGTCCACCAACATCAAAGGAAAATTTCGCCAAAAGCCACTTTATTGATTAGTGAATCAATAGGTACAAATCTATCGCTTGCAGCAAACGAAATCGAAAAGCTTTTCATCTCCATTCCAAAAGGGGAACTCATTGAAGATACCACGGTTGACGAAGTCATTGGAATCAACAAAGACTACAATAACTTTGAATTGCAACGTGCGCTTGGAGCGCGGAATTTCCCAAAAGCAATGCAAATTGCCACCTATTTTGCCAGTCATCAAAAAGAGCACCCACTGGTTATGACTTTGGGTATTTTAGGGAAGTATTTTACCAATCTGGTTTTAATGTATTTTTCGCCTAAGTCCAGCAAACAAGACATTGCACGAATGATTGGCGTGAATCCGTATTTTGTTGATGAATATTTCAGTGCAAAATCCAATTTTACAGCCCAGGCAGCAGTTAAAGCCATCGAACTTATTCGAGAATATGATCTCAAATCAAAAGGCGTAAATACTGGGAGCACCCCCGCTGGAGAGCTGCTCAAAGAATTAATATTTAAAATTTTAAAAAATTAA
- a CDS encoding type I restriction enzyme HsdR N-terminal domain-containing protein translates to MAEIREHGGFKFKTDAEGRIRIFDEIRNQFVVNTPEEWVRQNTVKYFHEDLGYPKSLMVLEKQFQLHRRIKRTDIVVYDNSGAPQILVECKRPSIKITQSTFDQAFRYNIVLKIPYLVITNGEELYCCYVDGEQVTFIKDIPSYADFKYEK, encoded by the coding sequence ATGGCAGAAATAAGAGAACACGGAGGGTTTAAATTTAAAACCGATGCTGAGGGGAGAATCAGAATTTTTGATGAAATTCGAAATCAATTTGTAGTTAATACACCAGAGGAGTGGGTCCGTCAAAATACGGTGAAGTATTTTCATGAAGATTTGGGATATCCCAAAAGTTTGATGGTTCTGGAAAAACAATTCCAACTTCATAGAAGAATCAAACGTACTGATATAGTAGTATATGATAATTCGGGTGCGCCACAAATTTTGGTAGAATGTAAACGTCCGAGTATCAAAATTACACAGTCCACTTTTGATCAGGCTTTTCGATACAATATCGTATTGAAAATACCGTACCTGGTGATTACCAATGGAGAAGAGTTGTATTGCTGCTATGTGGATGGTGAACAAGTAACATTTATTAAAGACATTCCTTCGTATGCAGATTTTAAATATGAGAAATAA